The following proteins are co-located in the Cetobacterium ceti genome:
- a CDS encoding GNAT family N-acetyltransferase, producing the protein MAIALIKLQDSNFNEIKHIILNSLDYYEVVENICLKELTDEYLDSKVKDILNEFSEKDKYKNEYRLGILYEGKIIGVVKYLIDFLKPNQAMIGLFLIEKKYRNKNIGKSIFNKIVYLMKVENQKYIRIGVDQKNIKGLKFWKNIGFKIIDTKDFNYGKYSTKINILKIYI; encoded by the coding sequence ATGGCAATAGCTTTAATAAAATTACAAGATTCAAATTTCAATGAAATTAAACATATAATTCTAAATTCTTTAGATTATTATGAAGTTGTCGAAAATATTTGCTTAAAAGAATTAACAGATGAATATCTCGATTCAAAAGTTAAAGATATTTTAAATGAATTTTCTGAAAAAGATAAATATAAAAATGAATATAGATTAGGTATTTTATATGAGGGTAAAATCATAGGTGTAGTAAAATATTTAATAGATTTTTTGAAACCAAATCAAGCAATGATTGGGTTATTTTTAATAGAAAAAAAATATAGAAATAAAAATATAGGAAAAAGTATTTTTAATAAAATTGTGTATCTAATGAAGGTTGAAAACCAAAAATATATTCGAATTGGTGTAGATCAAAAAAATATAAAAGGATTAAAGTTTTGGAAAAACATAGGTTTTAAAATAATAGATACTAAAGATTTTAATTATGGAAAATATTCAACTAAAATTAATATTTTAAAAATATATATTTAA
- a CDS encoding HAD family hydrolase, producing the protein MIKLIVTDMDGTFLNDRHEINEEFWPIFEDLKKREITFAVASGRQYYNLLKNFDKIKNEIIFVAENGTYIVEKEKELYVNSIDKEHVKELVKIGRKIKSANVVLCGKKAAYVETDEPELISEIEKYYERYEILKDVLESEIEDEILKVTFCDLEGSELNVYPHFKEFEKEFKVAVSGKIWLDITNFNANKGVAVEKLQKMLNVTKDETMVFGDYLNDLEMMESGTYSFAMGNAHHKLKEVANYIADTNNNGGVVKTIKEYVLKDK; encoded by the coding sequence GTGATTAAATTAATTGTTACTGATATGGATGGAACATTTTTAAATGACAGACATGAAATTAATGAAGAGTTTTGGCCAATATTTGAAGATTTGAAAAAAAGAGAGATTACCTTTGCTGTTGCAAGTGGAAGACAGTATTATAATCTTTTGAAAAATTTTGATAAAATCAAAAATGAAATTATTTTCGTGGCAGAAAATGGAACTTATATAGTAGAGAAGGAGAAAGAGTTATATGTGAATTCTATTGATAAGGAACATGTTAAAGAACTGGTTAAGATAGGAAGAAAAATAAAAAGTGCAAATGTTGTTCTTTGTGGGAAAAAAGCTGCCTATGTAGAAACAGATGAACCAGAGCTTATTTCTGAAATTGAGAAATATTATGAAAGATATGAGATTTTAAAGGATGTTTTAGAATCTGAAATTGAAGATGAAATTTTAAAGGTTACATTTTGTGATCTAGAAGGATCTGAGTTAAATGTATATCCTCATTTTAAAGAGTTTGAAAAGGAATTTAAAGTAGCTGTATCTGGTAAAATTTGGTTAGATATAACTAATTTTAATGCAAATAAAGGTGTAGCTGTGGAAAAGCTTCAGAAAATGTTAAATGTAACAAAGGATGAAACTATGGTTTTTGGAGATTATTTAAATGATCTTGAAATGATGGAATCAGGAACTTATAGTTTTGCCATGGGAAATGCCCACCATAAATTAAAAGAAGTAGCAAATTATATAGCTGATACTAATAATAATGGGGGAGTAGTTAAAACTATAAAGGAGTATGTATTAAAGGATAAATAA
- a CDS encoding YadA C-terminal domain-containing protein translates to DIHKNSMASKLSEKANASDVYTKSNVDSMLSKKANQADLDKKADKTTVTTLDTKVNKISKNLNKKANKSQVRKIKNAVEQNTRKIENNREKIQKLNKRIDKIENKLNKGLSLMTAMSAIDFNHVPVGKVAIGAGIGHYSNSQSVAIGFAYSPNENIRLNSKYSVSTDDIETSAFAVGGTYIFN, encoded by the coding sequence TGGATATTCATAAAAACTCAATGGCAAGTAAGCTATCTGAGAAGGCCAACGCTTCAGATGTATATACAAAATCTAATGTTGATAGTATGTTGAGCAAAAAAGCTAATCAAGCTGATTTAGATAAAAAAGCAGATAAAACTACTGTTACTACTTTAGACACTAAAGTTAATAAAATTTCTAAAAACTTAAATAAAAAAGCAAATAAATCTCAAGTAAGAAAAATTAAAAATGCAGTAGAGCAAAATACTCGTAAAATAGAAAATAATAGAGAAAAAATTCAAAAATTAAATAAAAGAATAGATAAAATAGAAAATAAACTAAATAAAGGATTATCTCTTATGACAGCAATGAGTGCAATAGATTTCAATCATGTTCCTGTAGGAAAAGTTGCTATAGGAGCTGGAATTGGCCATTATTCAAATTCACAATCTGTTGCTATAGGGTTTGCTTATTCGCCTAATGAAAATATCCGATTAAATTCTAAATATTCCGTTTCAACTGATGATATAGAAACTTCTGCTTTTGCTGTAGGCGGCACTTATATTTTTAATTAA